A region from the Nocardioides coralli genome encodes:
- the ybaK gene encoding Cys-tRNA(Pro) deacylase, producing MAKRRTGGTPATVALDRAGVDYRLLPYEHDPRAESYGLEAAEALGVDPARVLKTLVTALDPRPGARARLVVGIVPVSTLLDLKALARAVGAPRAAMADVAEAERATGYVAGGISPIGQRRQLATVVDRSALDHPRVLVSAGRRGLDVELTPADLLAVTGGTVAEIGRASS from the coding sequence ATGGCGAAGCGTAGGACCGGCGGTACACCGGCGACCGTGGCGCTGGACCGTGCGGGCGTCGACTACCGCCTGCTGCCCTACGAGCACGATCCCCGGGCCGAGTCGTACGGCCTGGAGGCCGCGGAGGCCCTGGGCGTCGACCCCGCGCGTGTCCTGAAGACGCTCGTGACGGCGCTGGATCCGCGGCCCGGCGCCCGGGCGAGGCTCGTGGTGGGCATCGTCCCGGTCTCCACCCTGCTCGACCTCAAGGCGCTGGCCCGTGCGGTCGGGGCGCCGCGGGCTGCGATGGCGGACGTCGCCGAGGCCGAGCGCGCCACGGGGTACGTCGCCGGGGGCATCTCGCCCATCGGCCAGCGGCGTCAGCTGGCCACGGTGGTCGACCGCTCGGCCCTCGACCACCCGAGGGTCCTGGTCTCAGCTGGCAGGCGCGGCCTCGACGTCGAGCTGACGCCGGCCGATCTCCTCGCGGTCACGGGTGGGACCGTGGCGGAGATCGGCCGCGCCTCCTCCTGA
- the hisH gene encoding imidazole glycerol phosphate synthase subunit HisH, translated as MTAPQVAVLDYGSGNLRSAVRALERAGGEVTLTDDFTTCLEADGLVVPGVGAYAACMAGLRAVKGDRLIGRRLAGGRPVLGICVGMQVLFERGVEHGVETPGCDEWPGTVERLQAPVVPHMGWNIVEVPDGTTLFAGIEDERFYFVHSYAARSWDLVTGSLTRAPLVTWSEHGGDRFVAAVENGPLSATQFHPEKSGDAGARLLQNWVNTL; from the coding sequence GTGACCGCACCTCAGGTCGCCGTCCTCGACTACGGGTCCGGCAACCTCCGCTCGGCTGTGCGCGCCCTGGAGCGTGCCGGGGGAGAGGTGACGCTCACCGACGACTTCACGACCTGCCTGGAGGCGGACGGTCTCGTCGTCCCCGGCGTCGGGGCGTACGCCGCGTGCATGGCCGGGCTGCGCGCGGTCAAGGGTGACCGCCTGATCGGCCGCCGTCTCGCCGGCGGTCGACCCGTCCTCGGCATCTGCGTGGGCATGCAGGTGCTCTTCGAGCGCGGGGTGGAGCACGGGGTCGAGACCCCGGGGTGCGACGAGTGGCCGGGCACCGTCGAACGGCTGCAGGCACCGGTGGTGCCCCACATGGGCTGGAACATCGTCGAGGTCCCCGACGGCACCACGCTCTTCGCGGGGATCGAGGACGAGCGCTTCTACTTCGTGCACTCCTACGCCGCCCGGAGCTGGGACCTGGTGACGGGCAGCCTGACCCGGGCGCCGCTGGTGACGTGGTCCGAGCACGGCGGCGACCGGTTCGTCGCCGCGGTCGAGAACGGTCCCCTCTCGGCCACGCAGTTCCACCCCGAGAAGTCGGGGGACGCGGGGGCACGACTGCTGCAGAACTGGGTGAACACACTGTGA
- a CDS encoding LON peptidase substrate-binding domain-containing protein: MTDRLPMFPLSSVLFPGVTVPLRVFEDRYRALVEHLLEVPDPVDRVFGSVAIREGYEVGEHGNQSLYRVGCRVQMTEVEAQPDGTYTLLGVALDRFELHGLDTSGPFPVGDVSTRPDGEGEEADGLADIARAVFTGYRAAVSAIREDPYPEALPRDPAYLSWTLAAVAPLPMPDRQALLEADDAATRLTLVCDLLRAELRAINVIPSLPATEVARTRWSPN; the protein is encoded by the coding sequence GTGACCGACCGGCTGCCGATGTTCCCGCTGAGCTCCGTGCTGTTCCCCGGCGTCACCGTCCCGCTGCGCGTCTTCGAGGACCGCTACCGGGCGCTCGTCGAGCACCTGCTCGAGGTGCCCGACCCCGTGGACCGGGTGTTCGGGTCGGTGGCGATACGCGAGGGCTACGAGGTCGGGGAGCACGGCAACCAGTCGCTCTACCGTGTCGGCTGCCGGGTCCAGATGACGGAGGTCGAGGCGCAGCCTGACGGGACCTACACGCTGCTGGGCGTGGCCTTGGACCGCTTCGAGCTGCACGGGCTCGACACGTCGGGGCCGTTCCCAGTCGGGGACGTCAGCACCCGCCCGGACGGCGAGGGCGAGGAGGCGGACGGTCTGGCAGACATCGCCCGCGCGGTCTTCACCGGCTACCGGGCGGCCGTCTCCGCGATCCGCGAGGACCCCTACCCCGAGGCGCTGCCGCGGGACCCCGCGTACCTGTCGTGGACGCTGGCCGCGGTCGCGCCGTTGCCGATGCCCGACCGGCAAGCGTTGCTGGAGGCCGACGACGCCGCCACCCGGCTGACGCTGGTGTGCGACCTGCTGCGTGCCGAGCTGCGCGCCATCAACGTGATCCCCTCGCTGCCGGCGACCGAGGTCGCCCGCACCCGCTGGTCCCCGAACTAG
- the hisB gene encoding imidazoleglycerol-phosphate dehydratase HisB, whose amino-acid sequence MSRTARLDRETSESKIHVELDLDGTGRHDVSTGVGFYDHMLASFARHALVDLVVHASGDTHVDAHHTVEDSAIVLGQAIREALGDKAGIRRFGDATVPLDEALVHAVVDVSGRPYCVHTGEPDGQAYALIGGGAGNVPFAGSLTRHVMETLSFHAHLALHVRVLSGRDPHHLVEAQFKAFARAFREAVAHDPRELGVPSTKGTL is encoded by the coding sequence ATGAGCCGCACCGCCAGGCTCGACCGCGAGACCAGCGAGTCGAAGATCCACGTCGAGCTCGACCTCGACGGCACCGGCCGGCACGACGTGTCGACCGGCGTCGGCTTCTACGACCACATGCTCGCCTCCTTCGCGCGCCACGCGCTCGTCGACCTCGTCGTGCACGCCTCCGGCGACACCCACGTCGACGCGCACCACACCGTCGAGGACAGCGCCATCGTGCTCGGCCAGGCGATCCGCGAGGCCCTCGGCGACAAGGCCGGGATCCGCCGCTTCGGCGACGCGACCGTGCCGCTCGACGAGGCGCTGGTGCACGCGGTCGTCGACGTCTCCGGACGGCCCTACTGCGTCCACACCGGTGAGCCCGACGGGCAGGCCTACGCCCTCATCGGCGGCGGGGCCGGCAACGTGCCCTTCGCCGGCTCCCTCACCCGCCACGTGATGGAGACGCTGTCGTTCCACGCCCACCTCGCGCTCCACGTCCGGGTGCTGTCGGGCCGCGACCCCCACCACCTCGTGGAGGCCCAGTTCAAGGCGTTCGCCCGTGCCTTCCGCGAGGCGGTCGCCCACGACCCCCGCGAGCTCGGCGTGCCGTCCACGAAGGGCACTCTGTGA
- the hisD gene encoding histidinol dehydrogenase yields MLIRRIDLRGADGSFDYRAVVPRAELDVEAATHQIRPVVEAVRTDGVAAIREFSQQFDGVAPVDIRVPTEALEQALAELDPVVREALEVSVARLRATCEAELEQDVTTELAAGAVVTHRKVPVDRVGLYVPGGLAPLVSSVVMNVVPAQVAGVRSLALASPPQREHGGLPAPTILAACALLGVEEVYAVGGAQAVAMFAYGAGPCARVDLVTGPGNIWVAAAKRLLRGVVGIDSEAGTTEIAVLADDSADPAFVAADLISQAEHDPAAASVLVTDSETLADQVVVELDKQVAVTRHVERITTALGGQQSGIVLVDDVEQGLAVVNAYAAEHLEIQTRDASAVAARVRNAGAIFVGPHAPVSLGDYCAGSNHVLPTAGCACHSSGLSVRAFLRSVHVVDYTREALAEVAPHVVALAEAEDLPGHGQAVSVRLDEDR; encoded by the coding sequence ATGCTCATCCGGCGCATCGACCTCCGCGGAGCCGACGGCTCCTTCGACTACCGCGCGGTCGTGCCGCGCGCGGAGCTCGACGTCGAGGCGGCCACCCATCAGATCCGCCCCGTCGTGGAGGCGGTCCGGACCGACGGCGTCGCGGCCATCCGCGAGTTCTCCCAGCAGTTCGACGGCGTGGCACCGGTCGACATCCGGGTCCCGACCGAGGCGCTCGAGCAGGCGCTGGCCGAGCTGGACCCCGTGGTGCGGGAGGCGCTCGAGGTGTCCGTCGCCCGGCTGCGCGCGACGTGCGAGGCCGAGCTCGAGCAGGACGTCACCACCGAGCTGGCGGCTGGGGCCGTCGTCACCCACCGCAAGGTGCCGGTCGACCGCGTGGGTCTCTACGTCCCGGGTGGCCTGGCGCCCCTGGTGTCGAGCGTCGTGATGAACGTCGTACCCGCCCAGGTGGCCGGCGTACGCTCGCTCGCCCTGGCCAGCCCCCCGCAGCGCGAGCACGGGGGTCTGCCGGCGCCGACCATCCTCGCTGCCTGCGCGCTCCTCGGGGTCGAGGAGGTCTACGCCGTCGGCGGTGCGCAGGCAGTCGCGATGTTCGCCTACGGCGCCGGTCCGTGTGCCCGCGTCGACCTCGTGACGGGTCCCGGCAACATCTGGGTGGCGGCGGCCAAGCGGTTGCTGCGCGGCGTGGTCGGCATCGACTCCGAGGCGGGTACGACCGAGATCGCCGTGCTCGCCGACGACAGCGCCGACCCGGCCTTCGTGGCTGCCGACCTGATCAGCCAGGCCGAGCACGACCCCGCGGCAGCCAGCGTGCTGGTGACCGACTCCGAGACGCTGGCCGACCAGGTCGTCGTCGAGCTCGACAAGCAGGTCGCGGTGACCCGCCACGTCGAGCGGATCACGACGGCCCTCGGTGGCCAGCAGTCCGGCATCGTTCTCGTCGACGACGTCGAGCAGGGCCTCGCGGTGGTCAACGCCTACGCCGCCGAGCACCTGGAGATCCAGACCCGCGACGCCTCAGCCGTCGCCGCGCGGGTCCGCAATGCCGGTGCCATCTTCGTCGGCCCGCACGCGCCGGTGAGCCTGGGCGACTACTGCGCCGGGTCCAACCACGTCCTGCCTACCGCGGGCTGCGCCTGTCACTCCTCGGGACTCAGCGTCCGGGCCTTCCTGAGGTCGGTCCACGTCGTCGACTACACCCGCGAGGCGCTCGCAGAGGTGGCACCCCACGTGGTCGCCCTGGCCGAGGCCGAGGACCTCCCGGGCCACGGCCAGGCGGTGTCGGTGCGGCTGGACGAGGACCGGTGA
- a CDS encoding histidinol-phosphate transaminase, whose product MTGWPPLRDDLRGLAPYGAPQLDVPVQLNVNENPYGPSEKCAADIARAVGDAAATLNRYPDREFTELREALAGYLNGSGGSGITPDMVWAANGSNEVMLQLLQAFGGPGRCALSFAPTYSMYPEYARDAVTEWVVGHREDDFTLDLDHARSLVLERRPSVVLLPSPNNPTGTALPPEAVSALCEAAGDGLVVVDEAYGEFRRAGTPSALELLPLHRNLVVTRTMSKAFALAGARVGYLAADPAIADAIRVVRLPYHLSAVTQATAIAALRHADELLAKVDELREERDRTVAWLRSRGLTVADSDANFALFGTFADRHEVWQQLLDRGVLIRETGPSGWLRVSIGTAQEMESFRAALTEVLDTPHEEELR is encoded by the coding sequence GTGACCGGCTGGCCACCGCTGCGGGACGACCTGCGCGGACTGGCGCCCTACGGCGCCCCGCAGCTCGACGTGCCCGTCCAGCTGAACGTCAACGAGAACCCCTACGGCCCCAGCGAGAAGTGCGCCGCCGACATCGCCCGGGCCGTCGGGGACGCCGCGGCGACCCTCAACCGCTACCCCGACCGTGAGTTCACCGAGCTGCGCGAGGCGCTGGCTGGCTACCTCAACGGCTCGGGCGGATCGGGCATCACCCCCGACATGGTGTGGGCGGCCAACGGCTCCAACGAGGTCATGCTGCAGCTGCTGCAGGCCTTCGGCGGCCCCGGCCGCTGCGCGCTCAGCTTCGCGCCGACGTACTCCATGTACCCGGAGTACGCCCGTGACGCCGTCACCGAGTGGGTGGTCGGCCACCGCGAGGACGACTTCACCCTCGACCTCGACCACGCGCGGTCCCTCGTGCTGGAGCGACGGCCCAGCGTGGTGCTGCTGCCGAGCCCCAACAACCCGACGGGCACGGCGCTCCCGCCGGAGGCGGTGTCGGCGCTCTGCGAGGCGGCCGGTGACGGGTTGGTCGTCGTGGACGAGGCGTACGGCGAGTTCCGTCGGGCCGGCACCCCGAGCGCCCTCGAGCTGCTGCCGCTCCACCGCAACCTCGTGGTGACGCGCACGATGAGCAAGGCGTTCGCGCTCGCGGGTGCCCGCGTCGGGTACCTCGCCGCCGACCCTGCGATCGCCGACGCGATCCGGGTGGTGCGACTGCCCTACCACCTCTCCGCCGTCACCCAGGCGACCGCGATCGCCGCCCTGCGCCACGCCGACGAGCTGCTGGCCAAGGTCGACGAGCTGCGCGAGGAGCGCGACCGTACCGTCGCGTGGCTGCGCTCCCGGGGGCTGACCGTCGCCGACAGCGACGCCAACTTCGCCCTGTTCGGAACCTTCGCGGACCGGCACGAGGTGTGGCAGCAGCTGCTGGACCGCGGCGTGCTGATCCGGGAGACCGGTCCGTCCGGATGGTTGCGGGTGTCGATCGGCACCGCGCAGGAGATGGAATCATTCAGGGCAGCACTCACCGAGGTGCTGGACACCCCGCACGAGGAGGAGCTCCGATGA
- the priA gene encoding bifunctional 1-(5-phosphoribosyl)-5-((5-phosphoribosylamino)methylideneamino)imidazole-4-carboxamide isomerase/phosphoribosylanthranilate isomerase PriA, translating to MSDYLELLPAVDIAGGQAVQLVQGVAGSEKRFGDPIEAALRWQEAGAEWIHLVDLDAAFGRGHNRELQAKIVGTLDIDVEMSGGIRDDESLAAAMATGCRRVNIGTAALEQPEWCARAIADHGDRVAVGLDVRGRTLAARGWTRDGGDLYEVLARLDGEGCARYVVTDVNKDGMLQGPNLHLLRDVCAATDRPVVASGGITELADLEALMGLVGDGVEGAIIGTALYEGRFELGEALALTRGA from the coding sequence GTGAGCGACTACCTCGAGCTGCTGCCGGCCGTCGACATCGCCGGCGGCCAGGCGGTGCAGCTGGTGCAGGGCGTGGCCGGCTCGGAGAAGCGGTTCGGCGACCCGATCGAGGCCGCGCTGCGCTGGCAGGAGGCCGGTGCGGAGTGGATCCACCTGGTCGACCTCGATGCGGCGTTCGGTCGCGGCCACAACCGCGAGCTCCAGGCGAAGATCGTCGGCACCCTGGACATCGACGTGGAGATGAGCGGCGGTATCCGCGACGACGAGTCGCTGGCCGCGGCGATGGCGACCGGTTGCCGTCGCGTCAACATCGGCACGGCCGCCCTCGAGCAGCCCGAGTGGTGTGCCCGGGCCATCGCCGACCACGGCGACCGCGTCGCCGTCGGCCTCGACGTGCGCGGCCGGACCCTGGCGGCCCGTGGCTGGACCCGCGACGGCGGTGACCTCTACGAGGTGCTCGCGCGGCTCGACGGGGAGGGCTGCGCGCGCTACGTCGTCACCGACGTCAACAAGGACGGCATGCTGCAAGGGCCCAACCTCCACCTGCTGCGCGACGTCTGTGCGGCCACCGACCGACCGGTGGTGGCCAGCGGCGGCATCACCGAGCTCGCCGACCTCGAGGCGCTGATGGGGCTCGTCGGCGACGGGGTGGAGGGTGCCATCATCGGCACGGCCCTCTACGAGGGCCGCTTCGAGCTTGGCGAGGCCCTGGCCCTGACGAGGGGCGCATGA